The DNA sequence GAGTGCGGGCATGTTTAAGCAATTGAGCCATCAATTCCGGTGTAAACCGAGAGGGGAGTTCACTAGCTTCGGTATTGAGACCCATTTCTAAGGTTTCCAACGCAATCGACACCGCCGTGATGGGATTACGTAAATCGTGGGCCAGCATAGAAATCAGGCGATCTTTAAACAGCACCTGTTCCTGAAGATCCTCCTTTTCCTGGCGCAGTTGAAAGATTTCGTCGGATAGCTGAATCAGCTCTGCAGAATGGGCGACGGATGCCAGGGTAGCCGATGTGGGGGATGCCTCGATCGCCTCTGTGGAATTAGAAGCATTGGAAGGACTAGACTCTTCCGGTACGATCTGAGCAGCTATATCATCTAGCGATCGCTGCCAGCGCTCCCACCAGTTACCAATTTGAGCCACCAAGTTTGTACCGGCTAGCATCTGACGCGGCTCGGGAAATAACTTGATCAGCGTTGGTGTGGCCACCAGCTTGAAATGTTCGGCCAGGTGAGGCTGTTCGCTAACATCCACCACCTGAAGATCAACGAGGTATGGGGTCGGCAGTTCCTTCAGCTTGCTGCGAATTTGACGAATTTTCTCGGCAGAGTAGGGACGCTTGTCCACAAATAACAGGAGTTGCAGCGATACGGCAGCGGTCTGCGGCAGAGTCTCCTGCGAGTTGTTCAGTGCCTCCATGCGATGTTTTTCAAGCATTTCGTTGGAATGGCAGTTAGTTTAGGCAGTGGGCTGGATATGCAGACAGCGATCGCCCTTGATCAGGTCATTGATCCACGGATATCCGCAGTCAACCGATGCGCTTCCGTCGCTTCAATCTAAAGATATTCTAAAGCGATTGTTTGGTTTCGTAACCCCTGAGTGGGCCCAATTCCCCCGGGGATCAGCTTGATCCCCAGAGATATCGCATCTAGGTCAACGGGATCGGCGATCGCTTAGGGTAACCATAGACATGCTTCGATCCGGCATACTACAACGCTAAGGATTCCCCTACCTAGCGATCTCCCTAGGATTTCTAGCGATCCCTAAGCAGTTTTCATCGACCCTCAACGTTACCTCGCGATCGCCAAAGGTCTGGAGGCGATCGCTGGCAAGAGCGCGTCGTGAGAGGGTCGGGTTTCTAGCTGGCCCTTAAGGTAGATTGCAGCGTCTGGCGAGCCTGCTCTAGGGCCGCATCCAGTTGCTCAGGATCTCGCCCGCCCGCCTGGGCCAAGTTGGGTCGGCCACCGCCGCCACCGCCACAGAGTTTAGCGATCGCGCCGATGAATTTTCCAGCCTGGAGACCCGCTTGATTCACCGCTGGACTGAAGGCTGCCACCAAGCTGACCTTGCCCGCTTCCGGTACCGACCCCAGCACCACAGCTCCATCCCCCAGCTTTTGCAGCAACCGTTCCGCTGCGGTTTTCAACGATTCGGGGTCACTTTCCCCTAGTTGGGCCACGAGAATTTGCACCGCGCCCACTGTTTCCACTTGGCTCAGGAGACCGTCACTCTGGGCGATCGCTAGGTCTGACTTGAGGGCGGTCAACTGCTTCTGGGCCAGCTTCAGGTCATCCTGGAGAGTCGTGACCCGCTCGACCACCTCCTCCGGTTTCACCTTAAAGCGATCGCTCAACTCCCGCACCACCTGCTCCCGGAGATTGAGGTATTCCAGCACCGCCGGGCCAGCGATCGCCTCAATGCGCCGAATGCCTGCCGCTACGCCCGTTTCAGACACAATCTTAAACAGGCCAATTTCTGCCGTATTGCTCACATGGGTGCCGCCGCAGAGTTCCATAGAGACGCCGGGAAAATCAATCACCCGCACATCATCGGCATATTTCTCTCCAAACATGGCGATCGCCCCCTTTGCTTTCGCATCCGCTAGGGACATGACCGTGATCGTGGCGGCATGGGCTTCAGCAATCCAGGTATTCACCTGAGCTTCAACCTGCTGGATCTGTTCAGGAGTCAGGGGTTTGGCATAGTTGAAGTCAAACCGGAGGCGATCGAAGGATACCAAGGAACCGGCTTGGGAAATGCTGTCACTCACCAAGGTTTTGAGCGCCGCTTGCAGCAGATGCGTAGCCGTGTGGTTGGCCTGGGCCCGACGGCGACAGGCCAGGTCAATCTGGGCCGTGACCCGATCGCCAACGCCGAGACTGCCCCGCTCCACGGTGCCGATGTGCAGAAAGATCGAGCCTTCTTTTTGCACATCCTCAATGCGCACCAAGGTGCTCTCTGTCGATAGGTAGCCACGATCGCCAATTTGACCGCCCGACTCGGCATAGAAGGGCGTTTGGTCGAGCACCAGGCGCACCGCTGTCCCTGCCGCAGCCTGATCCACCGGATGACCGTCTACGAGCAACACTTGCACCGTGGCGCTGGCGGCCACATCGGCATAGCCCAAAAATTCGGTTTCGTGGATATGCTCAGCCAGTTGATCCAACGCACCCTGTACCGTCAGATCGATGGTTTCATGGGCGGCTTGGGAGCGCTGTCGCTGCTGCTCCATGGCCGTCTCAAACTCAGCCACGTTGACCGTCAGCCCCTGTTCTTCCGCAATTTCCTGGGTGAGTTCCAGCGGGAAGCCGTAGGTGTCGTAGAGCACGAAGGCATCTCGACCGGTAATCTGCCCCCCAGCCGGTACCTTCGATAAAATCTCGCTGAGCAATTTCTCGCCCCGCTCTAGGGTTTCCAAGAAGCGCGCTTCTTCTAGCTGCAGTTCGGCTTGAATCAGCACCGCCCGTTCCCGAACTTGAGGATAAACGTCTTCACAGAGGGCGATCGCCGTTTCGGCCACCTCGGTGACAAAGGGGCGATCGATTCCCAACAGGCGACCATGGCGCACCACTCGCCGGATTAAGCGCCGCAGCACATAGCCCCGCCCTAGGTTGGATGCAGTGATGCCATCGGCAATCATATGCACCACCGAGCGCACGTGATCACCCACAACTTTTAAGGAGACCTTTGTGGAGTCATCTGCCTTGGCATAGTCCAGGTTGGCGATCGCTGCTGCGGTTTTGATGATGGGGAAAATCAGATCCGTCTCATAGTTA is a window from the Candidatus Obscuribacterales bacterium genome containing:
- the alaS gene encoding alanine--tRNA ligase, coding for MVTFLSGAQIRQTFLEFYQARGHRILPSASLVPEDPTVLLTIAGMLPFKPIFLGQRQPDCLRATSSQKCIRTNDIENVGRTARHHTFFEMLGNFSFGDYFKSDAIAWAWELSTQVFGLPPERLVVSVFRDDDEAFAIWRDQIGIPAHRIQRMDEADNFWVSGPTGPCGPCSEIYYDFHPELGDATLDLEDDSRFIEFYNLVFMQYNRDAEGQLTPLQKQNIDTGLGLERMAQILQQVPNNYETDLIFPIIKTAAAIANLDYAKADDSTKVSLKVVGDHVRSVVHMIADGITASNLGRGYVLRRLIRRVVRHGRLLGIDRPFVTEVAETAIALCEDVYPQVRERAVLIQAELQLEEARFLETLERGEKLLSEILSKVPAGGQITGRDAFVLYDTYGFPLELTQEIAEEQGLTVNVAEFETAMEQQRQRSQAAHETIDLTVQGALDQLAEHIHETEFLGYADVAASATVQVLLVDGHPVDQAAAGTAVRLVLDQTPFYAESGGQIGDRGYLSTESTLVRIEDVQKEGSIFLHIGTVERGSLGVGDRVTAQIDLACRRRAQANHTATHLLQAALKTLVSDSISQAGSLVSFDRLRFDFNYAKPLTPEQIQQVEAQVNTWIAEAHAATITVMSLADAKAKGAIAMFGEKYADDVRVIDFPGVSMELCGGTHVSNTAEIGLFKIVSETGVAAGIRRIEAIAGPAVLEYLNLREQVVRELSDRFKVKPEEVVERVTTLQDDLKLAQKQLTALKSDLAIAQSDGLLSQVETVGAVQILVAQLGESDPESLKTAAERLLQKLGDGAVVLGSVPEAGKVSLVAAFSPAVNQAGLQAGKFIGAIAKLCGGGGGGRPNLAQAGGRDPEQLDAALEQARQTLQSTLRAS
- a CDS encoding circadian clock KaiB family protein, with translation MEALNNSQETLPQTAAVSLQLLLFVDKRPYSAEKIRQIRSKLKELPTPYLVDLQVVDVSEQPHLAEHFKLVATPTLIKLFPEPRQMLAGTNLVAQIGNWWERWQRSLDDIAAQIVPEESSPSNASNSTEAIEASPTSATLASVAHSAELIQLSDEIFQLRQEKEDLQEQVLFKDRLISMLAHDLRNPITAVSIALETLEMGLNTEASELPSRFTPELMAQLLKHARTQTKAVDRMIADVLQVARGQGAGFQIQPQRLDLGDLCYNVLSRLNAQVQRKSQQIE